One Dromiciops gliroides isolate mDroGli1 chromosome 3, mDroGli1.pri, whole genome shotgun sequence DNA segment encodes these proteins:
- the HES2 gene encoding transcription factor HES-2 has protein sequence MSPHSAEPDAGSAFQPKMGVPRRPGDAAELRKTLKPLMEKRRRARINESLSQLKGLILPLIGKDSSRYSKLEKADILEMTVRFLQELPTSHCHAAPTLADSYREGYRACLSRLTRVLPTCSLLDGEVCSRLLEHLHGNASGQYPLGLPDSRSSPKDLGSESPDRMQLASSPRESGCPPGPPPSGLWRPW, from the exons ATGTCTCCCCACAGCGCTGAACCGGACGCAGGGAGCGCCTTCCAACCCAAGATGGGGGTCCCTCGAAGACCAGGGGACGCCGCAGAACTGCGCAAG ACTCTGAAGCCTCTCATGGAGAAACGCCGACGGGCTCGCATCAACGAGAGCCTTAGCCAGCTCAAGGGTCTCATCTTACCACTCATCGGCAAGGAT AGTTCCCGCTACTCGAAGCTGGAGAAGGCAGACATCCTCGAAATGACAGTGCGCTTCCTCCAGGAGCTGCCGACGTCCCACTGCCATGCGGCTCCCA CCTTAGCAGACAGTTACAGAGAAGGATATCGGGCCTGTCTCAGCCGCCTGACTCGGGTCCTGCCCACCTGCAGCCTCCTTGATGGTGAGGTGTGCAGCCGACTCCTGGAGCACCTGCACGGAAACGCCTCGGGCCAGTACCCTCTCGGGCTCCCGGACTCCCGTAGCAGTCCCAAAGACTTGGGCTCTGAGTCCCCAGATAGAATGCAATTGGCCTCCTCACCTCGGGAATCTGGCTGTCCTCCTGGACCCCCACCTTCTGGACTCTGGCGCCCCTGGTAG